The Aethina tumida isolate Nest 87 chromosome 5, icAetTumi1.1, whole genome shotgun sequence genomic sequence AATGGCCGTAAATAACAACAGGAGAATGAAACGAATTAACTACGTTTTGTGTTGCGTAAAAACGATCGCCGTTCAATATTGTACTGGTTTAATGATAGTAATTCGACGTGATTGTGATATGATATTTATGTGTTACTGCTCGGGCATTTCCTATTGGCAACCTTCGGCGAAAATGGATCGAAAAATCGTTGTTTGATTGTTTTCGTTGCAAAACGTTCGGTTAGAACGGGTAATTGATTCGACTGGAAATCAATCGTGGCGTTTGAGTTGAAACGTCGATTGGCGATGCCGTCCTTGTTGGTCGGGACAATTGAGATGCCGATTTGAATAAAGCGACGATAAAATTTCAAGGAtggatttatgaaattaaaataaaaatgctgtcaTCCCGTCTTGTTTGCAGTCCGATTATGTAACGTGTCACTAATGAGGAAATGGAAATGATTCACCGGAGTCAAATGATGGTCAAGTGCGGATCAAATTGTGTGGTGCACTTTTTGCATTGCTAAAGGTCACTTTTAGCAATTGTCGAGACATACAAACATGTACCAACAACATGAACCTGTTGTTGCGCACTCACAGATAATGTTTTTGATAAAAGCAAATCCTATTCTCGGCATTAATGAGGAAGTTGGACTGgccaaatatttatgttcgtTTGGATTAGGAGCAAgataaactgatttttttccGTTACCCGATAAGTTAAGGCAGTTCTCGGAAGATTGTTAcattacttactttatttATCTTGTTTACCTTACACATACGTGTACATAGACAAGGTGACTTTACTCTACTAGTCATTCATACTTAAGGTGAATCCCCcacaaaaaaagtgaaaactatgtaaaataaGAGACTCTATGCGGTAAGAAAACAAGATAATTCAGTTTGCGTTGTTCAAAAGTTGGAGGTCATAACTAAACTACGCAATTCTGAGagcaaaaaaataacttaattatttatatttcgaaaaatgtGTTTACTATAGAAAATAACATCATAATGTTCGATTtcttttgaatgttttaatttagtttactcAGAATTCGATTgacgttttctttatttattatcaattcacTAAAAATGAATTGATTGCAGACcaaattttttgtacaaaaaacAAGACAATCACCTCCTTTCACTATGTAAAAATGATGAGGAATTTTTGTGCAGAGGATCGCGTTGCGAAACGGAGAAAGTGAAAATGATTTGGTGGCGTTTGAAAGTAGAAAAATGATTTGTTCGTTGCTTAAACCCGTGGAACGGAATCAACTAGGaaacattaattagttattttcgTTTGACCTTAGCATTCGAAGCACGCGCACACTCCGACATTGACCTCGAAGAAAAACAGTGTAATTcgaaatctgaaatatttttttcttttcgacGTGCGTCACTCCGTCCAGCACACAATGTGGCGATGGCTTTCGACGTccgcttattattattattgttgttttacaataaaacgCAGTAAATACGTGCAATCGGGAAAAACGAACCCGAAGGTCGGAGTTATGTTTTTGTAAATCGAAATGAAattctacataaataaatcaagcTAATTACCATCTTTAATTTCAAGGTTGGCCGTTTAAAAGCTTGGTAAATGTCAACGAACAAGGTTAACTTTATCAGCTACCAATTGTACGATTGAGCGgggaaaaaatccaaaaactcCGTCCGTCCATAGATCGTCGGTCGGATCGTCAtcttgatattaataaaaaaaatgaacgaaATCGGCTTGTACACATGTAGTGTCCGCTCGTATATTTATAGAAGCGGGCTTAATACGGCACACACGCGACAAGCCCATGTAATTCAAGGCCAAGGTCGGCAATTTGTTTGCCGCATTATCGTCGTTTTCAACATTATTTGGAAGGCAATCGATGAGCCTCAAATCTGGAGAGGTCGGCGGACATTTTTGCGGTCGGGttcattaatcaattaatgcgATCAATGAGACTGATTAGATTACGTGCTTACATTATCTGAGTTTTGCATTGAAAATGACGTGCAATTAAGGTGGATACGAGAGGGCagacaaaaaatgttaatgttaattgattaaattgggTTCAAGGTCTCCAATTTTGGAGACGCGCACTTTTTGCTGTTAATGTCTGATATAACATAATCAGACCACTTTATCTTCGGTAATTccgtttaaaatgataaacgaTAACACTTTATTATCTTTGATTCAAACTATTCTCGTTTGTCGCATTCAACTAACttaccttttttatattttttttagggACCATTAGGAAAAGGAGTGagagaataaaaattcaaattaaatatcaccAAGACATGGTTTATTCTGACGGCCTCAACAAGCTcccaatttacaaaataaaaacaaaaaacaaagacAAAAAGTTTACATTGACATGTGGTTTTATTTATCGACGGTTCAATGGGCCAATCGTCGCGATGTAATGACCTACTAAATAGTGCGACGACTGGGCCCCATCTCGCCGTCCAGTTTGAGAACATTTCATGTTAACATCagtgacaataataataataataataattataatacagaATTCGATAAAAACATGTTACatggtgtgtgtgtgtatgcgTGTGGCTTGAATTGAGGGCAGAAACCTTCACATCCTGAACGGGACAACGGAAGAGACACAGCGTAGGGGGAGTAAAggcgattatttatttatttatttttttttttcacgtcTTGAGGACGTTATAGTACGATGGGGAGCCAATTACTGCCCCCCTCAGTCTCACATTCTCTTCGCTGGCCCGTCCgacttaaacttaaaatagttaaaatggGGGGCGCGGTGATGAAATGAATATGATGATGAGATAACGAGTCTCTTTACAAACTGAGATACGTAACACAaacttatacataaatatgtcctaaaaatcaaaaatttatcacatatattaaacaataatataataaatctataataGGATTGGTGCTGATGCCAGTTTTTAATCGATACTTAgtaatcataaatattgatttacatACATGTTTAGCCATTAAATTAGTGATTGATTGTTTGAAACCTTATCTATAGGGTCGCGCACGAAATGGGGGCTTTTGGTCCGCTATGTACAAGGGGGGGGAGGGTTATCGGCGCGACGCTCCAGAATGGCGGAAGTAAATTTACACGAGAACATGAGAATTCGGCGGCTTCTTTGCAGCCGTCACCAAACcagaaaacaaaaacaaaattaaaactacaaCTACGACATGAGTCACACATCAACATACAGAGACATTATAGACATAGTAGTAGTTTACTGGATATTTATACAGAGGGGGAGGAGCAGCAGCATTATTTggttttcatttttcaatacGATTAAAGTGGCACCTTTCAATGTCATTCACTGCggcacaaatttaataaatagtctTTTGGTCCGCAGCGGCACACACCCACTTTTGTACTAATCTCATGAGATGGCGTCGACGCTCGGCGCACCGCATCCTTACACTTCCAGCGTGACAATTTTGAGCGGCCTGGGCGACGGGGACGGCGACTTTTTGGACAGATTGAGCGGCTGCTGCGAGTCCGCAATGTCCACCTGTAGCTCCACCATTTTGGTGGGCACGGAGAGGAGGGCGGGCGATCGGGACTGGGGCGGCGCGGGCGACGTCGAGTGCGGCGACTGCGGGTGCAGGTATAACCTGGAGTATTCCTGGGGCGGGGGTGTTTGGGTGTTGTTGGGCTGTAGCCGCGCCGTCGTCGTTATCACGCTGGTCGCCCACGAGCCGTTGGTTTTGTAAGGGCAGGCGGTTGGGGAGGCGGTCACCATTGGTGACGGTTGCTCTCCGCGCATGATGTAGTTGTGGATGATGTCGGTGCGCTTCATCTGCTCTGCCGTCATCCTCGGGCCTTCCATTAGAGATTTTGCCAGCGTTGAGTGGGTGCTGGATAAACTGCTTTGCGGGGCGGTCAACTGCATTTGCAGCTGAGATTGCACTGGTTGGGGAGACATAATGACTACTGGTTCGGCCTCGGCCGAATCCTTATTGCGTAATGCCCGGAATTTCTTGTGTGGCTTGTAGGCTTCGTCCATCAGCGAGTTAGTGTCGTAAAGAGGTGGAGCTTGCAACACCCTCTTGAGCACAGGCATGTCCTCAACGATGTGGTGGTCCTCCACTGATGATCTGGGACTCGAACACACCGATGTGGGTTTGTCGACCTTCTCGGTGCCAGATTCGATGCCGGAATCGCTTGGGGAATCCAATTTTCTGAATCTGGGGTGCGAGTTGTGTGGTCTGCTGACTGGTGTGATCGTCAGACCATTGTGAATCAGATGTGATGTTGCAGCCAGTTCATCATCTCCCGACGAAGTCGAGCCACTGTTTGCCCGATGTCTGTGTGGGCATATTCCTCCGGCCAAAGTAGCAGCCAAAAGTGGAGCGTTTGTGACGTTCGAGCTGATGTGGTGATGACTGGGACCGTGATGATAGTCATTAATCGAAGTCATCTCCGAGGAACTCATCGATTCGGTACTCGAAACTGAGCCCAGTGGACTCTTGGCCTCGTCCATTGTgacgtctgatgatgacgacCACGACGAAGCGGCCGGGCTTTTGCTGCTACTTTCCTCTTCCAACGGCGAGCCCCACAAttgttgctgctgctgctgcatCATCTGTTGTTGCTCGGTCATTTTGAATGCGAGCAGCTTCTCTGAGTGCAATGTGTTCAGAGTGCGGAGATCAGGGACTTTCTTCATCAGCTCATCCAAAATGTGAGCTTGGCCGTGATGGTTCTGGCTAACAACGATTTGAAGCGCAGATTTCAATTTGTTGTGCATCTTCTCAATCAATTCTGTGTTCCTCAAACCGGGCCTGTCAGCAGCGATTACCACCACAGAACAGAACAGTCCGATTTCGGCGTCGCTCAGCCTCAGGGCGTTCATCCTTTCGGCGAAATCGAACATCGAGTCCATAAGGAAACGCGCGTTTGAACTGTTATGTATTGCGTCACGTTTCAGCACTTGTCCATTCAGACAGATCATGGAGGCGGTTTGGGAATCGAACATGCACGCCAGACGCACCAACAACACTTCGAACACGCCGGCCTTCAGCAACGTCACCTGGTCGTCTTGCGCCAACAGCGAGAATCCGGGAATCCTTTTGGCGAACTCCACTACGCCGCGAATGGCCGGCGAGAAGCGTTTGCTGAAGTCCTGGAGCAACTCCTGTTGTCCAGTCAGTGGCTGCGGGTTCGGATTCAATGGACACGcctggaaaaaaataaataaatcattattttctgTCTTCTATTGCGCTgagtaaaatatgtaacagaTGTTGGgtatttgtaaaatacttaCCAGAGTGGGTGGGCATGCGGTGTACGAGGGTTGGTCTCGCGCCCTTTGTAGCATGGGCTCGACTTTGTCCCTGGTGAAGTCGCAGGTGTCGATGTGAGCGCGAACGACGGTGGCGAGCAGACGTTGCTCGTCTTCCAACTCCGCCGCCACCGCCTTCTCCAGACTCCTGGAGTTGGAGCTTTGCTGCATGGCGGCCAGGATGCGGGCCTTCTCACGTTTGGGCACACGGCCGAATCTAACCGCtgcaatcaaaaaattaatgtgtcaGTCATGGAGCTTTAATtgttccaattaaattatttttttatgaaataatgtgTGTTCGGGGGTGGTTTATTGCACCGGTCGTACGGATCGTGAGGAGAAAGTACGACGGAGAGAAATTCGCTTTCACGCGGCCAATGAAAGTGCCGCGGGTCAACGAAAGTGCGTTACCGCCACGCCGTTCGTGTGAATGTTTTCGTGGGGTTGTTTGGGGGTTGGACGAGGTGACACGTACGTGCGTTGTGGTAGTCGACCACGCCGTTGAGTATTCCCTTGAGGATGGGCAGTTCCTCGGTCATTTTGGCTTGGTAACGTCGACGCGGGACACTTTCACCTAGACACGGCACATGTGTATCGCGTTCCGTCAGTGTCGGGCTGCCGGTGGCGGGACTAGCGCGCGATTGCATTCCCGACTCTCGGGCGGACTGGTTTGGAGTGGCGCGAACGGTTCGCGACTGGGCTCACGCGGCCTTTGCCCGTCCCCACTCCCCTGCGCCCGTTCCACGCTCGCCACCACTCCCGCTACGCCGTCACTTCCCCTCCAACACCCTTGAACTTGAGCGCGctgtttgtgtgtgtgtgtgcgtccTCCACACGGACGGTTTCGTTGCCCGATTAGCGCTCGATTTTCTGGGGGGACGCAAGGTCGTTCTGTTGTGGCGTCTCGCTCGCACGCAGCCTCTCTGTCGCGCCGGGGCGCTATCCCGGACGCACAACCGCCCACGTTTGTGTAAGTACTCGCGCCTCGGGAGCCGCAATGAATGGCGAACGGCCATTTTTATTTGACCGGTGTTTCCCTTGTTTACTCCGGTATaccttatttaaattgattcacTCAATTTAAATGGCAGGAGTAACAACAAAACATTCGATCACAGATGTGCTTCGATATTTGATGGATCAAATAAATGAgagatttttgtttttgtctcAGCTTTCGCTTAGTTAAGCAAGAATTATGGTGGCCCACATTTTTAGGTCAAAAAACTTTGGCCATTTACAAgagtgaaatttatatttaactctctactttaaataaaataattttaaatatttaattattgtttttgacaaaaaaaaacaaatgagAATTTCGTttctgttttctttttttttttttaatttccaacaACCTAAAACAATAGttatatatcatattattattgtctttatatggattttaaaaagccttaaaaaatatatcagttgaaattttaataagtaaaaaagaaaattcagGCCAggcacttatttaaataatttccaacgacataaaataatacaattgtatatatttttttaaatttcaatacatAATGATTGTTTTTGggtaataaaagtttgaaattagacaaaaaaattgattatgattattttttataatttccagtgacatgaaacaataaaaataaacttttatattttaaatattaatgattgcTTGTACTATTCTTAgtaccataaaaaattaaaaaggttaGAGTTCAATTAGGTATATAAAAAGGAAATTCGTGCCTGattgttaatttactaatgATTTCTaacgatttaaaaataaaataaattatattcgcCTTGACACTTTTATTAGTAATCCCATTATGTAcatgtatttataaactacAGTGCGTGCAACACGATAAAAACTGATTCATCTGAAGCCGTGTGTGTTATGGAAAAAGTCAtacaacattattaaaaatgtttatcccGGCAAAATCAAACAAAGTCGATTCGACTATGCCGAAACCTTGATTGTTGTAAATCAAACCAAGGACTTGACAATGTGTAAAGTGGAACGAGGCCCGTGCCATCCTATTTTGTTTTCCAAATAGTGTTTCCCCTTGAGCCAAATAGTTCCTCGCGGTGCGACCGTCCACCTCCGTACCCCCGAAACGTCTGTGCCGAAACGTCCGGCGTCGCCTGCCGCGACGTAACGACGCCTGCGTCCGATTCTGGTGCGTCGATCCACCGCCGTTCGGCGCCACCTGCCCCGAAAGCAATTTCACCATTACGAAACCGTCCCGTGTCTTCGTACTTTCTACGGAAGCAACGGACGGAAAAATCGCTCACTTTCACCCGACGCGAAAAATCCCCGCCGAGATCAAGACGTCAGGACGGACGGACGGACGGACGGACGAGAGTGAAATCACACGCACAACGTACGACGTCGGCATTAGCATTTTGCATTTCTCGCGTGTGATTTCTTAACAGCGCTTAGGCACACGCTCGCGTTATACAGATACTGTGTCGGTTGCGTAAAGGTGGGATCGCTGAATGGAGTAAAAGTGTCCTGCGAATGTGGCACAACGTACTTCGGGCGGGTTCAACACACCGGACGACCTCAACACGGTTTCGCGCTCCGACGCTGTGCCGTGCTGCTCTTGGGCAACGCCGCGGCTGCTAAACCGGAGCACCCAACGGTTCGTGTGTCTCTCAAATATTCCGCGGGTTGCGGCGAAAATTTTGCAGTGTTTCACAGAAAAAAGCTTAGTTGTGAAAattggtaaataataaaatgttggagaaaaaatgttttgttttgaattttggGGGAACAAAGAGCTTAAAAAATATGGGGGCAAAAGTGGAAATTTCCCAAAAGTTATGTTGTTATGACCTTATTCTTTTGTTGAGTCGATATGATGTTAGATAATGCTTATTAAAGAAGGAGtgtgttgattaaaaaaatggtttggAGAACACGATTGTTTTCGTGCGGCCGCGGCGATGTCGCAACGCACCTACGAGTGTAGTAACGTAGGACAACGGTTGTTTTTCGTGCAACACAATTGCGTAAATCCCCTTTGGTCGTGTGCCCGTGCGCCGCACCGAGGCGGTTACTTTCGAAAAAGTGTCGGGGTTAACGTGACCCAGTAAATCGTGGGCGGGTCGTTGACCCCGGGCCCGTCGTACTTTCTCGTAGAATTCGCGCGGCGTCGCCGGGTCATCGACCCCGGGACCTGGACGACCCATTTTCGCCCCGGCGCAAAAATAGAGCCCCCCACGGAATCTGTGAAATCTGCACACTTACCGTCCCTGCTCATCCCGACCGCGATGCACTTCTTCAGTCTGCAGTACTGGCAACGGTTCCTGTTGATCCGCAGGATCGAGCACTGCTGGTTTTTGGTGCACGGCCTGTACTGGATCTTCTGCTGGATGCTGCGTCGGAAGAAGCCCTGCGAAACACACTCGTTTAGGCAATCGTCGCTCTCGCAGCCCGAACTGCTGTCCTCCTCGCAGCAGGAGTGCCTCAGCTCCTGCGACGGCACCAGCGACTCGTTACAACTCAACACTTCCATCATCTTAATATCCCCCAATGTgtgaacaacaaaaacaacaataacggAACTGGTGGTGGTCACACAGCCAAATAATTAAACGGTCACAACGTAAAAAATCCCTCGATCACTATAGCACTAGAAACGCTGGGACGGGGTTGTCTCCATGGGGTCTAGGGGGTGGTGGTGCTTGTACACCTTCAGCGCACACGTCCAACCAGCCGGAATTTCAAGAGAGAACTGAACGTTGCCGTTCGCGAGTTCGCCACAGTTGAGCCGCGGCTCGACCCAGTTCCCGGCTGTTGACCCGCCAAAGTGTGCGAGGCCGGTTCGCCGCGTGAAAGTGAGAGTCGTCCCGTCTCGCTCGCGCACCGCGCACCCGACAGAGACGGCCTGCTGTTTTGTCATTCGGTGGTTATTGCCCTGCCGACGTCGTTTTCGAGAGATTCGCGACCGTTTTTCGGTGCAGCGAAAATTTTCGGACCCGCACGCTAATTGACAGGTGCGAAAATTCGGAGGTACGGGTGCGACGTCGATGTTTGCTTTGTGTACAATCGGCCCCAAAAATCGCGCATCTCGCAAACACACCGCGCGCGGTGGTGGGGGGCGCAGGGAGAGAGAGAGGTTGTTGACCTGAGCAGCGGCGAATCTAgtgcaattattattataaaattgccgCGGCATAAAAATCGTAAGTTGTCttgatttacattttaatcgaCATAAACAATGCAATcggaattgttttatttgcggCGTTGCGCCTCGATGTGTTAATAATTGTTGCTCGGGACGGATAGTAAAAGCTGATTATGTAAAATCGCGCACGAAATTAATCGCGCATTATTGCCTCATCGGTTCTATCGCGAATTGTTTACTGCCACGTTTCGATGAAGAGGTCTTCGGTAAAATGGGCTGGTCTCGTTTCGAAATTTTGAATCGAATCTAATgggagtaataaattattaaaaaaatggctGACTGATTCATATCTGGATTGAAGAACCGAATTCCCTTCAAAAAAAGGTAAGTTATATTAGAAATACAAGAATTAAGCCTAATAAGGACCACTTATAACAAAGATAAAATCAAACTGATGGAAGACAATTAAGAACACATTATAAGCATCCTTCAATAAAGGTAAGTTATGTtggaaataaaagaattaagcCCAACAAGGTCCAATTCTATCAATTATAGCAAAGATAAATCAAACTGATGAAAGATAATTAAGAACAAATTATAAGCATTCTTCAATAAACGTAAGTTATATtggaaataaaagaattatgcCCAACAACTGATGGAAGATAATTAAGAACAAATTATAAGCATCCTTCAATAAAGGTAAGttataatggaaataaaagaattatgcCCAACAAGTGATGGAAGATAATTAAGAACAAATTATAAGCATCCTTCATTAAAGGTAAGTTATATtggaaataaaagaattatgcCCAACAACTGATGGAAGATAATTAAGAACAATTTATAAGCATCTTTCACTAAAGGTAAGTTATATtggaaataaaagaattagcCCAACAAGGTCCAATTCTATCACTTATGACAaagataaatcaaaataattgaagatAATTAGGAACAAATTATAAGCACTCTTCAACAAAGGTAagttatataagaaataaaagaattatgcCCAATAATTCTATCATTTATAACAaagataaatcaaaataatcgaagaagaacaaattataaaaatacatattatattaaaaaatgagttaattgaaaaatagaaaCTCCCATAagtcttattaaaaatgaccatataaaaaaaataattattataattattggaaataaaaaatggctgCTTTATATCTGGCTAGAAGGACCAAAGTATCATTCAACAAAATTGGGCTGTACGAAATGGTGAAATaagtataagaaataaaagaattaccTAACAaagtacaattataataaagacGAATCAAACTGATGAAAGATAATCAAGAACATATTGTGTTGAAGAAAATgagttatttgaaaaataaaaactcataaatgttattgaaaatcaccatataaagtaaattattttttgtaattattgcaaataattaaatattttaaaatatctggcTTGAGGATCAATATGTCTAATATATTCAGAGTAcaatgtgtt encodes the following:
- the LOC109602277 gene encoding ecdysone-induced protein 75B, isoforms C/D isoform X6 encodes the protein MQSRASPATGSPTLTERDTHVPCLGESVPRRRYQAKMTEELPILKGILNGVVDYHNAPVRFGRVPKREKARILAAMQQSSNSRSLEKAVAAELEDEQRLLATVVRAHIDTCDFTRDKVEPMLQRARDQPSYTACPPTLACPLNPNPQPLTGQQELLQDFSKRFSPAIRGVVEFAKRIPGFSLLAQDDQVTLLKAGVFEVLLVRLACMFDSQTASMICLNGQVLKRDAIHNSSNARFLMDSMFDFAERMNALRLSDAEIGLFCSVVVIAADRPGLRNTELIEKMHNKLKSALQIVVSQNHHGQAHILDELMKKVPDLRTLNTLHSEKLLAFKMTEQQQMMQQQQQQLWGSPLEEESSSKSPAASSWSSSSDVTMDEAKSPLGSVSSTESMSSSEMTSINDYHHGPSHHHISSNVTNAPLLAATLAGGICPHRHRANSGSTSSGDDELAATSHLIHNGLTITPVSRPHNSHPRFRKLDSPSDSGIESGTEKVDKPTSVCSSPRSSVEDHHIVEDMPVLKRVLQAPPLYDTNSLMDEAYKPHKKFRALRNKDSAEAEPVVIMSPQPVQSQLQMQLTAPQSSLSSTHSTLAKSLMEGPRMTAEQMKRTDIIHNYIMRGEQPSPMVTASPTACPYKTNGSWATSVITTTARLQPNNTQTPPPQEYSRLYLHPQSPHSTSPAPPQSRSPALLSVPTKMVELQVDIADSQQPLNLSKKSPSPSPRPLKIVTLEV
- the LOC109602277 gene encoding ecdysone-inducible protein E75 isoform X2, whose amino-acid sequence is MTVNDYKETACVTAGHLEDVEMEQEPILQPPQDSENLLGRVLAEFDGTTVLCRVCGDKASGFHYGVHSCEGCKGFFRRSIQQKIQYRPCTKNQQCSILRINRNRCQYCRLKKCIAVGMSRDAVRFGRVPKREKARILAAMQQSSNSRSLEKAVAAELEDEQRLLATVVRAHIDTCDFTRDKVEPMLQRARDQPSYTACPPTLACPLNPNPQPLTGQQELLQDFSKRFSPAIRGVVEFAKRIPGFSLLAQDDQVTLLKAGVFEVLLVRLACMFDSQTASMICLNGQVLKRDAIHNSSNARFLMDSMFDFAERMNALRLSDAEIGLFCSVVVIAADRPGLRNTELIEKMHNKLKSALQIVVSQNHHGQAHILDELMKKVPDLRTLNTLHSEKLLAFKMTEQQQMMQQQQQQLWGSPLEEESSSKSPAASSWSSSSDVTMDEAKSPLGSVSSTESMSSSEMTSINDYHHGPSHHHISSNVTNAPLLAATLAGGICPHRHRANSGSTSSGDDELAATSHLIHNGLTITPVSRPHNSHPRFRKLDSPSDSGIESGTEKVDKPTSVCSSPRSSVEDHHIVEDMPVLKRVLQAPPLYDTNSLMDEAYKPHKKFRALRNKDSAEAEPVVIMSPQPVQSQLQMQLTAPQSSLSSTHSTLAKSLMEGPRMTAEQMKRTDIIHNYIMRGEQPSPMVTASPTACPYKTNGSWATSVITTTARLQPNNTQTPPPQEYSRLYLHPQSPHSTSPAPPQSRSPALLSVPTKMVELQVDIADSQQPLNLSKKSPSPSPRPLKIVTLEV
- the LOC109602277 gene encoding ecdysone-inducible protein E75 isoform X5; protein product: MEAPEFDGTTVLCRVCGDKASGFHYGVHSCEGCKGFFRRSIQQKIQYRPCTKNQQCSILRINRNRCQYCRLKKCIAVGMSRDAVRFGRVPKREKARILAAMQQSSNSRSLEKAVAAELEDEQRLLATVVRAHIDTCDFTRDKVEPMLQRARDQPSYTACPPTLACPLNPNPQPLTGQQELLQDFSKRFSPAIRGVVEFAKRIPGFSLLAQDDQVTLLKAGVFEVLLVRLACMFDSQTASMICLNGQVLKRDAIHNSSNARFLMDSMFDFAERMNALRLSDAEIGLFCSVVVIAADRPGLRNTELIEKMHNKLKSALQIVVSQNHHGQAHILDELMKKVPDLRTLNTLHSEKLLAFKMTEQQQMMQQQQQQLWGSPLEEESSSKSPAASSWSSSSDVTMDEAKSPLGSVSSTESMSSSEMTSINDYHHGPSHHHISSNVTNAPLLAATLAGGICPHRHRANSGSTSSGDDELAATSHLIHNGLTITPVSRPHNSHPRFRKLDSPSDSGIESGTEKVDKPTSVCSSPRSSVEDHHIVEDMPVLKRVLQAPPLYDTNSLMDEAYKPHKKFRALRNKDSAEAEPVVIMSPQPVQSQLQMQLTAPQSSLSSTHSTLAKSLMEGPRMTAEQMKRTDIIHNYIMRGEQPSPMVTASPTACPYKTNGSWATSVITTTARLQPNNTQTPPPQEYSRLYLHPQSPHSTSPAPPQSRSPALLSVPTKMVELQVDIADSQQPLNLSKKSPSPSPRPLKIVTLEV
- the LOC109602277 gene encoding ecdysone-inducible protein E75 isoform X4, with protein sequence MINKLNNEKITNVDYGTSNYNERQMSINLEFDGTTVLCRVCGDKASGFHYGVHSCEGCKGFFRRSIQQKIQYRPCTKNQQCSILRINRNRCQYCRLKKCIAVGMSRDAVRFGRVPKREKARILAAMQQSSNSRSLEKAVAAELEDEQRLLATVVRAHIDTCDFTRDKVEPMLQRARDQPSYTACPPTLACPLNPNPQPLTGQQELLQDFSKRFSPAIRGVVEFAKRIPGFSLLAQDDQVTLLKAGVFEVLLVRLACMFDSQTASMICLNGQVLKRDAIHNSSNARFLMDSMFDFAERMNALRLSDAEIGLFCSVVVIAADRPGLRNTELIEKMHNKLKSALQIVVSQNHHGQAHILDELMKKVPDLRTLNTLHSEKLLAFKMTEQQQMMQQQQQQLWGSPLEEESSSKSPAASSWSSSSDVTMDEAKSPLGSVSSTESMSSSEMTSINDYHHGPSHHHISSNVTNAPLLAATLAGGICPHRHRANSGSTSSGDDELAATSHLIHNGLTITPVSRPHNSHPRFRKLDSPSDSGIESGTEKVDKPTSVCSSPRSSVEDHHIVEDMPVLKRVLQAPPLYDTNSLMDEAYKPHKKFRALRNKDSAEAEPVVIMSPQPVQSQLQMQLTAPQSSLSSTHSTLAKSLMEGPRMTAEQMKRTDIIHNYIMRGEQPSPMVTASPTACPYKTNGSWATSVITTTARLQPNNTQTPPPQEYSRLYLHPQSPHSTSPAPPQSRSPALLSVPTKMVELQVDIADSQQPLNLSKKSPSPSPRPLKIVTLEV
- the LOC109602277 gene encoding ecdysone-inducible protein E75 isoform X1, with the protein product MQTTTTTIVFKTDVKEFRIPAGAIVSSTSSSPPGSSTMRPPPPPPPPKIKVMDSKLEEPSSSIPDLEFDGTTVLCRVCGDKASGFHYGVHSCEGCKGFFRRSIQQKIQYRPCTKNQQCSILRINRNRCQYCRLKKCIAVGMSRDAVRFGRVPKREKARILAAMQQSSNSRSLEKAVAAELEDEQRLLATVVRAHIDTCDFTRDKVEPMLQRARDQPSYTACPPTLACPLNPNPQPLTGQQELLQDFSKRFSPAIRGVVEFAKRIPGFSLLAQDDQVTLLKAGVFEVLLVRLACMFDSQTASMICLNGQVLKRDAIHNSSNARFLMDSMFDFAERMNALRLSDAEIGLFCSVVVIAADRPGLRNTELIEKMHNKLKSALQIVVSQNHHGQAHILDELMKKVPDLRTLNTLHSEKLLAFKMTEQQQMMQQQQQQLWGSPLEEESSSKSPAASSWSSSSDVTMDEAKSPLGSVSSTESMSSSEMTSINDYHHGPSHHHISSNVTNAPLLAATLAGGICPHRHRANSGSTSSGDDELAATSHLIHNGLTITPVSRPHNSHPRFRKLDSPSDSGIESGTEKVDKPTSVCSSPRSSVEDHHIVEDMPVLKRVLQAPPLYDTNSLMDEAYKPHKKFRALRNKDSAEAEPVVIMSPQPVQSQLQMQLTAPQSSLSSTHSTLAKSLMEGPRMTAEQMKRTDIIHNYIMRGEQPSPMVTASPTACPYKTNGSWATSVITTTARLQPNNTQTPPPQEYSRLYLHPQSPHSTSPAPPQSRSPALLSVPTKMVELQVDIADSQQPLNLSKKSPSPSPRPLKIVTLEV